The following proteins are co-located in the Macadamia integrifolia cultivar HAES 741 chromosome 3, SCU_Mint_v3, whole genome shotgun sequence genome:
- the LOC122074534 gene encoding D-3-phosphoglycerate dehydrogenase 1, chloroplastic-like, giving the protein MSASSANCFIVVRVPSNTSSPSTRSSFLPLFNPSPSVSLNASSSRSRFAALVVKNALDTLESQGTLDSKGGSLKDPLLGTKPTILVSEKLGEAGLELLRSFGNVDCSYNLSPEELCSKISLCDALIVRSGTKVTREVFEASKGRLKVVGRAGVGIDNVDLQAATEFGCLVVNAPTANTVAAAEHGIALLAGMARNVAQADASMKSGKWQRNKYVGVSLVGKTLAVMGFGKVGSEVARRAKGLGMSVISHDPYAPADRARAIGVDLVSFDEAIATADFISLHMPLTPTTSMLFNDETFSMMKKGVRIINVARGGVIDEDALVRALDSGVVAQAALDVFTEEPPPKDSKLVQHENVTVTPHLGASTKEAQEGVAIEIAEAVVGALKGELSATAVNAPMVPPEVLSELSPYVVLAEKLGRMAVQLVAGGAGIKSAKVVYRSARDPDDLDTRLLRAMITKGIIEPISSTFVNLVNADFTAKQKGLRISEERVVVDASPEYPVDSIELRISNVQSKFASALLDDGEITVEGRVKEGIPHLTRIGSFSVDVSLEGNLILCRQVDQPGMIGLVGNILGEKNVNVNFMSVCRTAAREQAIMAIGVDEEPDKDTLKKIGEVPAIEEFVFLTL; this is encoded by the exons ATGTCGGCTTCCTCTGCTAATTGCTTTATCGTAGTTCGTGTTCCTTCTAATACTTCTTCACCTTCTACTAGATCTTCGTTTCTTCCTTTGTTCAATCCTTCCCCCTCTGTTTCCTTAAATGCTTCGTCTTCTCGATCGCGATTTGCGGCTCTTGTCGTAAAAAATGCACTAGACACCCTAGAATCTCAGGGGACCTTGGATTCCAAAGGTGGAAGCTTGAAAGATCCGTTGTTGGGAACGAAACCGACTATTCTTGTCTCCGAGAAGCTCGGAGAAGCCGGATTGGAGTTACTCCGGAGCTTCGGGAATGTTGATTGCTCTTATAATTTGTCTCCAGAGGAGCTGTGCTCCAAGATCTCGCTTTGTGATGCTTTGATCGTAAGAAGTGGAACGAAAGTGACGAGAGAAGTGTTTGAGGCTTCTAAAGGGAGATTGAAAGTCGTTGGGAGAGCTGGTGTTGGGATCGACAACGTGGATCTGCAGGCGGCTACGGAGTTTGGTTGTCTTGTGGTTAATGCTCCCACGGCGAACACTGTCGCTGCTGCGGAGCATGGGATCGCTCTGCTTGCTGGAATGGCGAGAAATGTTGCTCAGGCTGATGCCTCCATGAAATCTG gaaaatggCAACGGAACAAGTATGTTGGTGTATCTCTGGTTGGAAAGACATTGGCTGTTATGGGTTTTGGAAAAGTTGGATCTGAAGTTGCCAGACGGGCGAAAGGCCTTGGGATGAGTGTTATTTCACATGATCCATATGCCCCGGCAGATAGAGCACGTGCTATTGGTGTGGATCTGGTATCTTTTGATGAAGCCATCGCCACCGCAGATTTTATATCTCTGCATATGCCACTCACTCCTACTACTTCAATGCTCTTCAATGATGAAACCTTTTCAATGATGAAGAAGGGAGTCCGCATCATTAATGTAGCTAGAGGTGGTGTTATTGATGAAGATGCACTTGTGAGAGCCCTTGATAGTGGAGTTGTTGCCCAG GCAGCACTTGATGTGTTCACAGAGGAGCCCCCTCCGAAAGATAGCAAGTTGGTGCAGCATGAGAATGTTACAGTCACACCTCACCTTGGAGCTAGCACAAAAGAAGCTCAG GAAGGGGTAGCTATTGAGATAGCTGAGGCTGTAGTTGGAGCATTGAAAGGAGAACTTTCTGCAACTGCAGTGAATGCTCCCATGGTCCCTCCAGAG GTTCTGTCCGAGCTGTCCCCATATGTTGTCCTGGCAGAAAAACTTGGTAGGATGGCTGTACAGTTAGTCGCAGGAGGTGCTGGCATCAAATCTGCCAAAGTGGTATACAGATCAGCTCGAGATCCAGATGACCTGGACACCAGACTGCTTCGCGCAATGATCACCAAAGGAATCATTGAACCAATATCTAGCACTTTTGTCAACCTGGTCAATGCTGACTTCACGGCCAAGCAAAAGGGCCTCCGGATCAGTGAAGAACGGGTGGTGGTTGATGCATCCCCTGAATACCCTGTCGACTCAATTGAACTTCGTATATCCAATGTCCAGTCTAAATTTGCTAGTGCTCTCCTGGATGATGGTGAGATAACAGTAGAGGGGAGGGTGAAGGAAGGAATACCACACCTGACACGCATTGGGTCATTCAGCGTTGATGTGAGTCTTGAGGGAAACCTCATACTCTGCAGGCAAGTGGACCAACCTGGCATGATTGGACTTGTCGGGAACATCCTAGGTGAGAAGAATGTCAATGTGAACTTCATGAGTGTATGTAGAACTGCAGCACGGGAGCAAGCTATCATGGCAATAGGCGTAGACGAGGAACCTGATAAGGATACCCTCAAAAAGATTGGAGAGGTACCAGCCATTGAGGAGTTTGTTTTCCTCACACTATAG